From Leifsonia sp. fls2-241-R2A-40a, one genomic window encodes:
- a CDS encoding sugar ABC transporter permease, with the protein MTTVTRPETATAARGVRDARADLTFKQRLSRFDVKASPYFYVAPFFVLFGLVGLFPLVYTFVVSLNNWNLLTGPGEWVGFKNYAAELSDPFFWNSLFNTISIFLLSAIPQLIAAVFIAAILDQNLRAKTFWRMSVLLPYVVTPVAVTLIFSSAFDEKYGLINNALQAIGLDPVMWKTETFPSHVAIATMVNWRWTGYNALILLAAMQAVPRDIHESAALDGAGSFRRFFSITLPSIRPTMIFVIITATIGGLQIFTEPKLFNPSSAVPGGPQRQYQTTVLYLWDMAFNRQNFGKASAIAWLLFLLIVIFGVLNFLISRRIASTESRVHRRRTARRLQASRILAAASEEKNL; encoded by the coding sequence ATGACCACCGTCACCCGCCCGGAGACCGCTACGGCGGCCCGCGGCGTCCGGGATGCGCGCGCAGACCTGACCTTCAAGCAGCGGCTGAGCCGCTTCGACGTGAAGGCGTCGCCCTACTTCTACGTGGCGCCCTTCTTCGTGCTCTTCGGCCTCGTCGGCCTGTTCCCCCTCGTCTACACGTTCGTCGTCTCGCTCAACAACTGGAACCTGCTGACCGGTCCCGGCGAGTGGGTCGGCTTCAAGAACTACGCGGCCGAGCTCAGCGATCCGTTCTTCTGGAACTCGCTGTTCAACACGATCAGCATCTTCCTGCTGTCGGCCATCCCGCAGCTGATCGCCGCCGTCTTCATCGCGGCGATCCTCGACCAGAACCTGCGCGCCAAGACCTTCTGGCGCATGAGCGTCCTGCTCCCTTACGTCGTCACCCCGGTCGCGGTGACCCTGATCTTCTCGAGCGCGTTCGACGAGAAGTACGGACTGATCAACAACGCCCTCCAGGCGATCGGGCTCGACCCGGTCATGTGGAAGACCGAGACCTTCCCCTCGCACGTCGCCATCGCGACGATGGTGAACTGGCGCTGGACGGGCTACAACGCTCTCATCCTGCTGGCCGCCATGCAGGCGGTCCCGCGCGACATCCACGAGTCGGCCGCCCTCGACGGCGCCGGATCGTTCCGCCGCTTCTTCTCGATCACCCTTCCGAGCATCCGCCCGACCATGATCTTCGTCATCATCACGGCGACCATCGGCGGCCTGCAGATCTTCACAGAGCCGAAGCTGTTCAACCCGTCGAGCGCGGTCCCCGGCGGCCCGCAGCGGCAGTACCAGACGACCGTGCTCTACCTGTGGGACATGGCGTTCAACCGCCAGAACTTCGGAAAGGCGTCGGCCATCGCGTGGCTGCTGTTCCTGCTCATCGTGATCTTCGGCGTCCTCAACTTCCTGATCTCCCGGCGGATCGCCTCCACCGAATCCCGGGTGCACCGCCGACGGACCGCCAGACGACTGCAGGCCTCGCGCATCCTGGCCGCAGCGAGCGAGGAGAAGAACCTGTGA
- the pgm gene encoding phosphoglucomutase (alpha-D-glucose-1,6-bisphosphate-dependent), with product MDERAGTPAQPSDLIDVDALRRAYYELKPDVSIPEQRVVFGTSGHRGSSLNTAFNEDHIAATTQAIVEYRNSQGITGPLFIGADTHLLSEFATTTALAVLVGNEVRVLVDEFDDWVPTPAVSHAIIRYNRQGHDDQADGIVVTPSHNPPSDGGFKYNPPHGGPADTDATSWIAKRANEIIANGMTEVRMAEPSGVETYDFRGHYVDDLENIIDVKAIKDSGIHIGADPLGGASVNYWQAIAERYDLDLTVVNPDVDPTWGFMTLDWDGKIRMDPSSPSAMASVVARRAEFDILTGNDADADRHGIVTPDGGLMNPNHYLAVAIEYLFRTRTEWRKDAAVGKTLVSSSIIDRVAESLGRRLWEVPVGFKWFVPGLIDGTVGFGGEESAGASFLRFDGTAWTTDKDGILLALLASEIRAVTGKSPSELYRELTERFGDPVYQRVDAAATPEQKAALSKLDGDAIGATELAGEPITAKLSRAPGNDAPLGGVKVQTEKAWFAARPSGTENVYKIYAESFAGEENLREVQEEAKRIVGDALGG from the coding sequence ATGGACGAACGAGCCGGCACCCCTGCGCAGCCTTCCGACCTGATCGACGTCGACGCCCTGCGGCGCGCGTACTACGAGCTGAAGCCGGATGTGAGCATCCCGGAGCAGCGCGTGGTGTTCGGCACGTCCGGACACCGGGGGTCGTCGCTGAACACCGCGTTCAACGAGGACCACATCGCCGCGACCACGCAGGCGATCGTCGAGTACCGCAACAGCCAGGGCATCACCGGTCCGCTGTTCATCGGCGCGGACACCCACCTGCTGAGCGAGTTCGCCACGACGACGGCACTGGCCGTGCTGGTCGGCAACGAGGTGCGCGTGCTCGTCGACGAGTTCGACGACTGGGTGCCGACTCCCGCCGTGTCGCACGCGATCATCCGCTACAACCGGCAGGGTCATGACGACCAGGCCGACGGCATCGTCGTCACGCCGAGCCACAACCCGCCCTCCGACGGCGGCTTCAAGTACAACCCGCCGCACGGCGGCCCCGCCGACACCGACGCGACCAGCTGGATCGCCAAGCGCGCCAACGAGATCATCGCGAACGGCATGACCGAGGTGCGGATGGCCGAGCCGTCCGGTGTCGAGACCTACGACTTCCGCGGGCACTACGTCGACGACCTCGAGAACATCATCGACGTCAAGGCGATCAAGGACAGCGGCATCCACATCGGTGCGGACCCGCTGGGCGGCGCGAGCGTCAACTACTGGCAGGCGATCGCCGAGCGCTACGACCTCGACCTGACGGTGGTCAACCCGGACGTCGACCCGACGTGGGGCTTCATGACGCTCGACTGGGACGGCAAGATCCGGATGGACCCGTCCAGCCCCTCCGCGATGGCCTCGGTCGTCGCGCGCCGCGCCGAGTTCGACATCCTCACCGGCAACGACGCCGACGCCGACCGCCACGGCATCGTCACGCCCGACGGCGGGCTGATGAACCCCAACCACTACCTGGCCGTGGCGATCGAGTACCTGTTCCGCACCCGGACCGAGTGGCGGAAGGATGCGGCGGTCGGCAAGACCCTCGTGTCGTCGTCGATCATCGACCGCGTGGCCGAGTCCCTGGGCCGTCGGCTGTGGGAGGTCCCGGTCGGCTTCAAGTGGTTCGTGCCCGGACTCATCGACGGCACGGTCGGCTTCGGCGGCGAGGAGAGCGCCGGTGCCAGCTTCCTCCGCTTCGACGGGACGGCGTGGACGACCGACAAGGACGGCATCCTGCTCGCCCTGCTCGCCAGCGAGATCCGGGCGGTCACCGGCAAATCGCCGTCGGAGCTCTACCGCGAGCTGACCGAGCGCTTCGGCGACCCGGTGTACCAGCGCGTGGATGCGGCGGCCACTCCCGAGCAGAAGGCCGCGCTGTCGAAGCTCGACGGCGACGCGATCGGCGCCACCGAGCTCGCGGGCGAGCCGATCACGGCCAAGCTGAGCCGTGCCCCCGGCAACGACGCTCCCCTGGGCGGAGTGAAGGTGCAGACGGAGAAGGCCTGGTTCGCGGCGCGGCCCTCCGGCACGGAGAACGTCTACAAGATCTACGCCGAGTCGTTCGCCGGCGAGGAGAACCTGCGCGAGGTGCAGGAGGAGGCCAAGCGGATCGTCGGCGACGCGCTCGGCGGCTGA
- a CDS encoding extracellular solute-binding protein, translating to MKLSRRTRIAAAVAGAASFALIAAGCSSSGGGGSSSDPVTLTVTTFGTMGFDKLYSQYEKEHPNVKIKATNIDTGDNALTDWQTKQAAGSGLPDVQAVEEGWLSKVMQVSDQFNDLKDYGANDIKDRWVDWKLKQATDKSGRIIGYGTDIGPEGLCYNGKLFAAAGLPSDRESVAKLFGGDNATWDDFFKVGEQYHAATGKAWYDQSGFIWNAMVNQQPEGYYTKDGKLNIEDNSDLKALWSKLASGAAAGLSSNQTQWDWGKGKAFTDGSFATFVCPGWMLGVVQGQVKAGGGDATTGWDFANVFPGGAANWGGSFLTVPKQSKHPKEAAALAAWLTTAKSQVQTFQAAGTFPSVTEAQTDSGVTGASDLTKFFNNAPVGQILGERAKGVVAQYKGPDDSVIQSQVFGPSVQELDSKKANGDQAWSNAMKLLNQLVVNK from the coding sequence GTGAAGCTTTCACGACGCACCAGGATCGCCGCGGCCGTCGCCGGCGCGGCGTCCTTCGCCCTCATCGCAGCCGGATGCTCATCGAGCGGCGGCGGCGGATCGAGCTCGGACCCTGTCACGCTGACCGTCACTACGTTCGGCACGATGGGCTTCGACAAGCTCTACTCGCAGTACGAGAAGGAGCACCCGAACGTCAAGATCAAGGCCACCAACATCGACACCGGTGACAACGCGCTCACCGACTGGCAGACGAAGCAGGCGGCCGGCAGCGGCCTCCCCGACGTCCAGGCCGTCGAAGAGGGCTGGCTGAGCAAGGTCATGCAGGTCTCGGACCAGTTCAACGACCTCAAGGACTACGGCGCGAACGACATCAAGGACCGCTGGGTCGACTGGAAGCTGAAGCAGGCCACCGACAAGAGCGGCCGCATCATCGGCTACGGCACCGACATCGGCCCGGAGGGCCTCTGCTACAACGGCAAGCTGTTCGCCGCGGCGGGGCTGCCCAGCGACCGTGAGTCCGTCGCGAAGCTGTTCGGCGGCGACAACGCCACCTGGGACGACTTCTTCAAGGTCGGCGAGCAGTACCACGCCGCCACCGGCAAGGCCTGGTACGACCAGTCGGGCTTCATCTGGAACGCCATGGTGAACCAGCAGCCGGAGGGCTACTACACCAAGGACGGCAAGCTGAACATCGAGGACAACAGCGACCTCAAGGCGCTGTGGTCGAAGCTCGCCTCGGGCGCTGCGGCCGGCCTCTCCTCCAACCAGACCCAGTGGGACTGGGGCAAGGGCAAGGCGTTCACCGACGGCTCCTTCGCCACGTTCGTCTGCCCGGGCTGGATGCTCGGCGTCGTGCAGGGCCAGGTCAAGGCGGGCGGCGGCGACGCCACCACCGGCTGGGACTTCGCCAACGTGTTCCCGGGCGGCGCAGCCAACTGGGGCGGCTCGTTCCTGACGGTCCCGAAGCAGTCGAAGCACCCGAAGGAGGCCGCGGCCCTCGCCGCCTGGCTGACCACCGCGAAGTCGCAGGTCCAGACCTTCCAGGCCGCCGGCACCTTCCCGTCGGTGACGGAAGCACAGACGGACTCCGGCGTCACCGGTGCCAGCGACCTCACGAAGTTCTTCAACAACGCTCCCGTCGGGCAGATCCTCGGTGAGCGCGCGAAGGGTGTCGTCGCCCAGTACAAGGGGCCGGACGACTCGGTGATCCAGTCGCAGGTGTTCGGGCCGTCCGTCCAGGAGCTCGACTCCAAGAAGGCGAACGGCGACCAGGCGTGGAGCAACGCCATGAAGCTGCTCAACCAGCTGGTCGTCAACAAGTAA
- a CDS encoding diacylglycerol kinase family protein: MIVAVVYNPVRVDVPRVRAAVEAAADASGESDVELLWLETTPEDGGQGQARHALERGASLVLAAGGDGTVRSVAEALRGRDATLGIIPGGTGNLLARNLGIPFASVENACAVAFGGQMRRIDIGVAEAHRPDGSVSEHGFLVMAGLGIDAAMIASARPELKRRFGWLAYVDAAFRAYPNSQKVRVRYRLDRGQERSAHVSTILVANCGALPGNIELIPDGAVDDGLLDVAILQPTSVFGWLAIWRKVTWENRVLRKSSLGRRIIRFTDRAVRTRLSYLRGAAVRLDVDAPEPFELDGDAFGDILRLELRVDPLSLRVAVPSVG; encoded by the coding sequence ATGATCGTCGCGGTCGTCTACAACCCCGTCCGGGTGGATGTGCCGCGCGTGCGGGCCGCGGTGGAGGCGGCCGCCGACGCGTCCGGGGAGAGCGACGTCGAACTGCTCTGGCTGGAGACCACGCCGGAGGACGGCGGTCAGGGCCAGGCGCGTCACGCGCTCGAACGGGGTGCGTCGCTCGTCCTCGCCGCGGGCGGCGACGGGACGGTGCGCTCGGTCGCGGAGGCCCTGCGCGGACGGGATGCGACGCTCGGCATCATCCCGGGCGGCACGGGCAACCTGCTCGCGCGCAACCTCGGCATCCCGTTCGCCAGCGTCGAGAACGCGTGCGCGGTGGCCTTCGGCGGTCAGATGCGACGGATCGACATCGGAGTCGCCGAGGCGCACCGGCCGGACGGTTCCGTCAGCGAGCACGGCTTCCTGGTGATGGCGGGTCTCGGCATCGACGCCGCGATGATCGCGAGCGCCCGTCCGGAGCTCAAACGCCGGTTCGGCTGGCTGGCGTACGTGGATGCGGCCTTCCGCGCCTACCCGAACTCGCAGAAGGTGCGGGTCCGGTACCGCCTGGATCGCGGTCAGGAGCGGTCGGCGCACGTCAGCACCATCCTGGTCGCCAATTGCGGAGCGCTTCCCGGCAACATCGAGCTCATACCGGACGGAGCGGTGGACGACGGGCTGCTCGACGTGGCGATCCTGCAGCCGACGAGCGTCTTCGGATGGCTCGCGATCTGGCGGAAGGTCACGTGGGAGAACCGTGTCCTGCGCAAGTCCAGCCTGGGCCGGCGGATCATCCGCTTCACCGATCGCGCCGTGCGCACGCGCCTCAGCTACCTGCGGGGTGCGGCGGTGCGGCTCGATGTGGATGCGCCCGAGCCGTTCGAACTCGACGGCGACGCCTTCGGCGACATCCTGCGCCTCGAGCTGCGCGTCGACCCGCTCAGTCTGCGCGTCGCCGTGCCCTCGGTGGGCTGA
- a CDS encoding M15 family metallopeptidase, whose translation MTLGGARARRARAVRAALAAGALLAVFALTGCGAGSVAAAGTPGRATPHRSTHTPRATPTPTSTSAATSAASPTPAPTGTGMPAPTSSVPPTPGMVGFDKAAQSTSLASSLWVVVNKPRALNPVDYVPADLTFPDVPNVNHQPMRRETAAALVTMFHAGKSEAGLDFSVQSAYRSFESQTRVYADDVSRNGQAYADTDTARPGHSEHQTGLAVDISAVPARCSLDACFGETPQGRWLAANAWRFGFLLRYPADKVAVTGFTYEPWHFRYVGTPLATELHSARVATLEEFFALPGGTAYTQ comes from the coding sequence GTGACTCTGGGGGGTGCCCGCGCACGGCGGGCTCGTGCGGTCCGGGCCGCCCTGGCGGCCGGGGCCCTGCTGGCGGTGTTCGCGCTGACCGGATGCGGCGCCGGCTCCGTCGCCGCGGCCGGAACGCCGGGGAGGGCGACACCCCACCGGTCGACGCACACTCCGCGTGCGACGCCCACACCGACCTCGACTTCGGCGGCGACCTCGGCTGCGTCTCCGACGCCGGCTCCGACCGGAACCGGGATGCCCGCACCGACCTCCTCCGTCCCTCCGACGCCCGGGATGGTCGGCTTCGACAAGGCCGCGCAGTCCACCTCGCTGGCGTCGAGTCTCTGGGTCGTGGTCAACAAGCCGCGCGCGCTGAACCCGGTCGACTACGTCCCGGCCGACCTCACGTTCCCGGACGTCCCCAACGTCAACCACCAGCCGATGCGCCGCGAGACGGCCGCCGCGCTGGTCACGATGTTCCACGCGGGCAAGTCGGAGGCGGGACTCGACTTCTCCGTGCAGAGCGCCTACCGCTCGTTCGAGTCGCAGACGCGGGTCTACGCCGACGATGTCTCCCGCAACGGCCAGGCGTACGCGGACACGGACACCGCGCGCCCGGGTCACAGCGAGCACCAGACCGGCCTGGCCGTCGACATCAGTGCCGTTCCGGCACGCTGCTCGCTCGACGCCTGCTTCGGTGAGACGCCGCAGGGCCGCTGGCTGGCGGCGAACGCCTGGCGGTTCGGCTTCCTCCTGCGCTACCCCGCCGACAAGGTCGCCGTCACCGGGTTCACCTACGAGCCGTGGCACTTCCGTTACGTCGGCACCCCGCTAGCGACCGAGCTCCACTCGGCGCGCGTGGCGACGCTCGAGGAGTTCTTCGCGCTCCCGGGCGGGACCGCCTACACCCAGTAG
- the pheA gene encoding prephenate dehydratase, which translates to MSSARAELPASVDDVYSFLGPSGTFTEAALKQVPEARGKEWRAVNNLGEALADVVEGRSVAAMIAIENSIEGGVSVAQDALATIPGLRIIGEYLVPVNFVLVARPGTTLADVRTVNAHPVAYAQCHQWLDRHLPEHGHIPASSNVAAAASLFEDSTADAAVAPPGIVEHHDVVVLAEDIGDNPNAVTRFVLVSTARSVPEPTGADKTSLIAELPDDRPGSLLDLLEQFSTRGINLSLIESRPIGDALGRYRFVIDADGHIHDERVADALLGLRRFSPSVIFLGSYPRADGVRVEFDQRYRDDVFTEAREWLASLTDDPSA; encoded by the coding sequence ATGTCCTCAGCCCGCGCCGAGCTGCCCGCCTCCGTCGACGACGTGTACAGCTTCCTGGGGCCGTCGGGGACCTTCACCGAGGCGGCGCTCAAGCAGGTTCCGGAGGCGCGGGGCAAGGAGTGGCGCGCGGTCAACAACCTGGGTGAGGCGCTGGCCGACGTCGTGGAGGGGCGCAGCGTCGCCGCCATGATCGCGATCGAGAACTCGATCGAGGGCGGCGTCTCCGTCGCCCAGGATGCGCTGGCCACCATCCCGGGTCTCCGCATCATCGGCGAGTACCTTGTGCCCGTGAACTTCGTCCTGGTCGCCCGCCCGGGAACGACCCTGGCGGACGTGCGCACGGTGAACGCGCATCCCGTCGCCTACGCCCAGTGCCACCAGTGGCTCGACCGCCACCTGCCGGAGCACGGCCACATCCCGGCGTCGAGCAACGTGGCGGCAGCGGCGTCGCTGTTCGAGGACAGCACGGCGGATGCCGCGGTCGCCCCGCCGGGTATCGTCGAGCACCACGATGTCGTCGTGCTCGCCGAGGACATCGGCGACAACCCCAATGCCGTCACCCGGTTCGTCCTGGTGAGCACGGCGCGCAGCGTGCCGGAGCCGACCGGCGCCGACAAGACCAGCCTCATCGCCGAGCTGCCCGACGACCGGCCCGGCAGCCTGCTCGACCTGCTGGAGCAGTTCTCCACTCGCGGCATCAACCTGAGCCTCATCGAGTCGCGTCCCATCGGCGACGCGCTCGGCCGGTACCGGTTCGTCATCGACGCCGACGGGCACATCCACGACGAGCGTGTCGCGGATGCGCTCCTCGGGCTCCGGCGGTTCAGCCCGTCGGTGATCTTCCTCGGCTCCTACCCCCGCGCAGACGGCGTGCGGGTGGAGTTCGACCAGCGCTACCGCGACGACGTGTTCACCGAGGCCCGCGAGTGGCTGGCCTCGCTGACCGACGACCCCTCGGCGTAG
- a CDS encoding amidase domain-containing protein, which yields MSSLSRTRRILAVTAVAASAALAFTACAGEPSPVTKAVAQAAAPTPSPAATVVSAVQPAAGSVSGGTVTLTGTNLEKVAAVQVGGQPATVTQATDDKVVVTVPAAANFQAGTVPITVTDKTGKPVTTTGSTYDYQVQTPVDKQLAYALTYWKNYNTAQYGDLNPVGGDCANFVSQTLIARGWQMNGDWYNRNAAGSWSPAWGYVPAMDNYFRENAAELGLTEYSFDQRDKIKVGDIVMFDWNDNNSLDHVQIVSGVENINGQIKIKMAGHNEDSDYRDLDEAITVDHPGGIGHFWSLSK from the coding sequence ATGAGTTCTCTCAGTCGTACCCGCCGCATCCTCGCCGTCACCGCCGTGGCGGCTTCCGCCGCGCTCGCCTTCACCGCGTGCGCCGGTGAGCCGTCCCCGGTGACGAAAGCCGTGGCCCAGGCCGCGGCCCCCACGCCGTCGCCCGCGGCTACGGTCGTGTCCGCCGTGCAGCCCGCCGCAGGGAGCGTCTCCGGCGGAACCGTCACCCTCACCGGCACGAACCTCGAGAAGGTGGCGGCCGTGCAGGTGGGCGGTCAGCCCGCAACCGTCACGCAGGCGACCGACGACAAGGTCGTCGTCACGGTTCCCGCAGCGGCCAACTTCCAGGCCGGAACGGTTCCGATCACCGTGACCGACAAGACCGGGAAGCCCGTGACGACCACCGGGAGCACCTACGACTACCAGGTCCAGACGCCGGTCGACAAGCAGCTCGCTTACGCGCTCACCTACTGGAAGAACTACAACACCGCACAGTACGGCGACCTCAATCCGGTCGGTGGAGACTGCGCCAACTTCGTCAGCCAGACCCTGATAGCGCGCGGCTGGCAGATGAACGGCGATTGGTACAACCGGAACGCCGCCGGCTCCTGGAGCCCGGCATGGGGATACGTGCCGGCGATGGACAATTACTTCCGCGAGAACGCCGCGGAGCTCGGCCTCACCGAGTACTCGTTCGACCAGCGCGACAAGATCAAGGTCGGCGACATCGTGATGTTCGACTGGAATGACAACAACTCGCTCGACCACGTGCAGATCGTGTCCGGCGTCGAGAACATCAACGGCCAGATCAAGATCAAGATGGCGGGCCACAACGAGGACAGCGACTATCGCGACCTCGACGAAGCGATCACGGTGGACCACCCGGGCGGCATCGGCCACTTCTGGAGCCTCTCCAAGTAG
- a CDS encoding MDR family MFS transporter produces the protein MSSQTSAANAAPAPIMSHRQILFVIFGLMAGMFLSALDQTVVGTAIRTIGDDLHGLSEQAWVTTGYLIVSTISTPIYGKLSDIFGRRPLFVIAILIFILGSILASFSTSMIELAAFRAIQGLGAGGLMSMPLAIMGDMLAPRERAKYQGYFLAVFGISSLIGPLIGGLFAGADQILWIAGWRWVFLINVPIGILALGMVLRFLHLPKRERGSARIDWWGAAGVIVALVPLLLVAEQGRDWGWGSPAAIACYVIGVVGVIAFILIEIAMKDDALIPIKLFRSSTFSMATVIGVFVGFGMFGAMLTLPLYLQLVLGSSPTVSGLQLLPMILGLMISSIASGQIIARTGRYRQFPIIGTAMLAGGFFYLTFIKVGDSYWFIAGAMLLIGLGLGQLMQTLTIASQNSVGLRDMGVATSASTFFRQIGGTLGTAVLLSLLFTVFPTNIQSALTDKATLTSALDAALTPSVASAPENKQIMEKIYTPIVTPLEKQAQAGAHEQGVQALVAQGVPQDVAEQQVPAAPIDFSNADQRQQVVDQAVPAIQDKLKTTEGGTDSSATNDTSFLNNADPRLSQPFLVAFNASAVTVYWVAMIVVLIAFVLSLFFKTPPLRAKSALQEAADDAADAQAEKDRQLTPAGVLASASEEDDEEYDVGVLANRAATEFGALVEPGADTASTRAQRPRPVVD, from the coding sequence ATGTCCAGTCAGACCAGCGCGGCGAACGCCGCACCCGCACCGATCATGTCGCATCGACAGATCCTGTTCGTCATCTTCGGCCTCATGGCCGGCATGTTCCTCTCCGCCCTCGACCAGACTGTCGTCGGTACCGCCATCCGCACGATCGGCGACGATCTGCACGGGCTGAGCGAGCAGGCGTGGGTGACGACCGGATACCTGATCGTCTCCACCATCTCGACTCCGATCTACGGCAAGCTCTCCGACATCTTCGGCCGGCGGCCCCTCTTCGTCATCGCGATCCTCATCTTCATCCTCGGATCGATCCTCGCGTCGTTCTCGACGTCGATGATCGAGCTCGCCGCCTTCCGCGCCATCCAGGGCCTCGGTGCGGGCGGACTGATGTCGATGCCGCTGGCGATCATGGGAGACATGCTCGCGCCACGTGAGCGAGCGAAATACCAGGGGTACTTCCTCGCGGTGTTCGGCATCTCGAGCCTCATCGGCCCGCTGATCGGCGGGCTCTTCGCCGGTGCCGACCAGATCCTCTGGATCGCCGGCTGGCGCTGGGTGTTCCTCATCAACGTCCCGATCGGCATCCTCGCCCTCGGGATGGTGCTGCGGTTCCTGCACCTGCCGAAGCGGGAGCGCGGGTCCGCGCGCATCGACTGGTGGGGCGCCGCAGGCGTCATCGTCGCGCTCGTGCCGCTCCTCCTCGTTGCCGAGCAGGGCCGCGACTGGGGCTGGGGAAGCCCGGCCGCGATCGCCTGCTACGTGATCGGCGTCGTCGGCGTCATCGCGTTCATCCTCATCGAGATCGCGATGAAGGACGACGCGCTCATCCCGATCAAGCTGTTCCGCTCCAGCACGTTCTCGATGGCCACCGTGATCGGCGTCTTCGTCGGCTTCGGGATGTTCGGCGCCATGCTGACCCTGCCGCTGTACCTCCAGCTCGTCCTCGGCTCCTCGCCGACCGTGTCGGGCTTGCAGCTGCTCCCGATGATCCTCGGTCTGATGATCTCGTCGATCGCCTCGGGCCAGATCATCGCGCGCACCGGCCGTTACCGGCAGTTCCCGATCATCGGAACCGCGATGCTCGCCGGCGGGTTCTTCTACCTGACGTTCATCAAGGTGGGCGACTCGTACTGGTTCATCGCGGGCGCCATGCTGCTGATCGGTCTCGGCCTCGGCCAGCTGATGCAGACGCTGACGATCGCCAGCCAGAACTCGGTGGGCCTGCGCGATATGGGTGTCGCGACGAGCGCATCCACGTTCTTCCGCCAGATCGGTGGAACGCTCGGCACCGCCGTCCTGCTCTCGCTGCTGTTCACGGTGTTCCCCACGAACATCCAGAGCGCGCTGACCGACAAGGCCACGCTCACGAGCGCGCTGGATGCTGCGCTGACCCCGTCGGTGGCCAGCGCTCCCGAGAACAAGCAGATCATGGAGAAGATCTACACCCCGATCGTCACCCCGCTGGAGAAGCAGGCGCAGGCGGGTGCCCACGAGCAGGGCGTGCAGGCGCTGGTCGCCCAGGGCGTCCCGCAGGATGTCGCCGAGCAGCAGGTCCCGGCCGCACCGATCGACTTCTCCAACGCCGATCAGCGACAGCAGGTGGTGGACCAGGCCGTGCCGGCCATCCAGGACAAGCTGAAGACGACGGAGGGCGGAACGGATTCGTCCGCGACGAACGACACGTCGTTCCTGAACAACGCCGACCCGCGCCTCTCCCAGCCGTTCCTCGTGGCGTTCAACGCGTCGGCGGTCACGGTCTACTGGGTCGCGATGATCGTCGTGCTGATCGCCTTCGTGCTGTCGCTGTTCTTCAAGACCCCGCCGCTGCGCGCCAAGTCGGCGCTGCAGGAGGCCGCGGACGACGCGGCGGACGCACAGGCCGAGAAGGACCGCCAGCTCACGCCCGCGGGCGTGCTGGCCTCGGCGTCCGAGGAGGACGACGAGGAGTACGACGTCGGCGTGCTGGCGAACCGTGCAGCGACGGAGTTCGGTGCGCTCGTCGAGCCGGGCGCGGACACCGCCTCCACGCGGGCCCAGCGCCCGCGGCCGGTCGTCGACTGA